From the Deinococcus gobiensis I-0 genome, the window GTGCCGTACAGCGGCGGCGACCGGGCGGCGGCCATCTGGCCCGTCACGCAGGACCGCGAGGTCCCCGCGCTGCTCTCGGTCGGCCTGCAGACGGCGGCGCAGTGGACGGAGGCGCAGAAATCCATCATCCGCGCCCTGGGACGCAGCTTCTCGCTGCTCTACGACCGGATCTCGTCGGCGCGGCAGGTGCAGGCCGAGCGCGACGAGGCCGAGCGGCGCACCCTGGCCCTCCGGGCCTTCGCGGTGATGTCGCGGGACCTGGCCGGAGAGACCAACCGCTACGCGCTCGTGCGCCGCGCCCAGGAGATCATGCTCTCGCTGCTCACGCCCGGCTACGCCCTGTACTGGGAGGCCGGAGAGGACCGCTGGCACCTGAAATCCCAGGTGGGCGACATCGGCGACCCGGCCCTTCAGGAATTCGTGGACACCTACGGCCTGCCGCTGGACGCGCCCGCCCTGCAGAGCACCTGGCAGACCGGCGTGCCCAACTACCAGGACAACTATGCCCAGGGGGCCGACACGCCCGCCGAGATGATCCGGCACGTGCAGGCAGCGACCGCCTTTCAGGTCCGGATGCACGGCCAGCCGGTCGGAATGCTGGCCATCGGACTCTTCGACCAGCGCACCTGGACCCCGATGGACCGCGCCGTCCTGGAAACGGCCATCTACAGCCTGGGCCTCGTGCTCGAACGCGCCCAGAGCATCGAGGCCCTGTCGCGCTCGAACGCCGAACTCCAGAACTCGAACGCCGAACTGGAGGCCTTCGCCTACAGCGCCTCGCACGACCTGCGGACGCCGGTGCGCCACGTCAAGGGATTTACGGAGATGGCCCTCAAGGCGCTCGCGCGCCAGCAGGACGACAAGGTCGCCCAACACCTGGGCATCGTTTCGGGGGCCGCCGACCGCATGACCGCCATGATCGACGCCATGCTCGTCCTGTCGCGCGCGGGCCGCGCCGAACTGCAGCTGCGCCCGGTGCGCCTGGGCGCCCTGGTCGAGCAGGCGCAGCAGGACGTGCTCATGGAATTTCCGGCCCAGCGGGTCGAGTGGCAGATCGATCCTCTGCCGACCGTGCAGGCGGACGCCGCCACCCTGCAACAGGTCCTGACCAACCTGCTGAGCAACGCCGTGAAATTCGCGGTGGTGGGCAGGCCCCTGCGGGTCCACGTCTGGGCGGAGGAACGCCCGCAGGAGTGGGCGATTTTCGTGCAGGACACGGGCGCGGGTTTCGATCCCCATTACGCCGACAAGCTGTTCGGGGCCTTCCAGCGCCTGCACACCCAGCAGCAGTTCGCCGGAACGGGGGTAGGCCTGGCGACGGTGCGGCGCATCGTACTGCGACACGGCGGGCAGGTCTGGGCCAGTGGAGAAGTGGACAGGGGGGCAACTTTCGGGTTCAGTCTGCCCAGGTGAGGTAGCCCGGTAGGGGAGAGGTGCCGTGCGGTGCCCAGGGCACGGGAATGCCCGAGCGTGGAGGGCCAACTCCGGGCTTCCGGTGAGCGCGTCCTCTGTGGCCCACGTCAGGGCTGAAGGCAGGATCGTCCGGATCGATTCGGGGGGACAGACAGCCGGACCCTGACTCTGGTCATGACTTTGTGGGGTGACAACAGGAGTCCGGTGCTCGGAAAGCCCCTGCGGGACGCCACGCGCACGGGTTCGGGCGAGTGGAAGGGCGAATCTGTCCGCGGCGTCTCTTCTCGTCACAAGCCCGCGCAGTCGGCCGGATGCGCTGCCCAGGATGTGGCGGAACGTTACGCACCGTATTCGTGCCACCCCACACGGCCCAGACACGCAGAGCTGAAGGGCAGCAGGGTCCGGCCCTGATACAGCGTCAGGCAGGCCCTGAAGAACGGCTCGTCTCGACCCACGCCCGGCCTTCCGGTGTACTACGGTGAAGCGGTGGACAACCGCAGGCCCTTTCCCACCGCCCCACCGGCTGTCCGGGCCGGGCCGGAAGAAGTGACTTCCTCGGCCGTGCGCTGGCGGTATGCGCTCCTGAATCTGGGGCTGGTCATCCCGGCGCAGTTGTCGAGTTTCCTGCTGCTGTACTACGTGGACCACCTGCGCGTGGACCCGGTGAAGTTCGCGGCCCTGATGTCGGCCTTCGCGGTTTACAACGCCGTCGACAATCCGGTGATCGGGCACCTGTCGGACCGCACGCGTGGCCGCTGGGGGCGGCGGCTGCCCTACCTGTGGCTGGCGACGCTGCCCGCCATGCTGGGCCTCGCCCTGATGTTCAATGCCCCCGCGACCGGTGAGCGCGGCCTGCTGCTGTATTTCGCGTTCGCGTGGCTCTTGTGGGAGACCGCCAGCACCATGCTGGGCACCGCCTACCTAGGCCTGCTGCCCGAGATGTTCCGCAGTTTCGCCGAGCGCAGCGACGTGGCCGTACGTATGAACGCCGTGCAGGTCGTCGGTCTGCTGCTGGGGCTGGCCCTGCCGCCCCTGCTCGCCGCGCGCCTGGGCTGGGGGGCGGTCGGTGCGGGACTGGCCCTGCTGTGCGCCCTGCTGGTCTACGGCAACCTGCGGCCTCTGTTCGAGCGCCCACAGGTCCGGGCCGCGCCGCCACTGCCGCTGCTGGCCCTGCTGCGCCTCACCTTCACCAACCGCAGTTTCCTGACGGTGGTGGCGGCCCAGACCATGCGCTTCCTGGCGACCGGGGTGCTCGCCAGCGGCATGGGCTTTTACGTCAAGTACAGCCTGGGCCAGCCGGGCGGCGCGCTCACCTCGCTGCTCCTGGCGACCGCGTTCGTCACGGCGG encodes:
- a CDS encoding ATP-binding protein → MTESFAVTAPQSALLQRLTATLAAAYTRSEVLSAALLPTAALLGAGAGAVLLLDPAGDRLQVRAAVGDGLLTCWSGEQPQPGTPTGDALAGRQALFFESPGEFSAAYPPAGSWDDPPAAATALVPLLLGRRALGVLALEFRTDHLFDLAERHFLTTLAAHTALALDRADLFGRLQQSEALYRRLVAISPVAMAVGSIDGQLSQVNDAWLRLTGQTRAAFEAGEVNWQALTPAEYNGTEAQAFKQACVEGSAVSYHKELLNVQGERIPVEATLAPFDERQVMGYALDLRPFRLQEQALRSERARLEQLVAERTAALQTFVTFTENASQSRNVEELGRLVLDTLQAVMPEATALVYEQEDQTWQPRAWTSNIAPELLAALQRGFRLNTPTSEQVLRTRQPLFVDHWTGEGEEVPYSGGDRAAAIWPVTQDREVPALLSVGLQTAAQWTEAQKSIIRALGRSFSLLYDRISSARQVQAERDEAERRTLALRAFAVMSRDLAGETNRYALVRRAQEIMLSLLTPGYALYWEAGEDRWHLKSQVGDIGDPALQEFVDTYGLPLDAPALQSTWQTGVPNYQDNYAQGADTPAEMIRHVQAATAFQVRMHGQPVGMLAIGLFDQRTWTPMDRAVLETAIYSLGLVLERAQSIEALSRSNAELQNSNAELEAFAYSASHDLRTPVRHVKGFTEMALKALARQQDDKVAQHLGIVSGAADRMTAMIDAMLVLSRAGRAELQLRPVRLGALVEQAQQDVLMEFPAQRVEWQIDPLPTVQADAATLQQVLTNLLSNAVKFAVVGRPLRVHVWAEERPQEWAIFVQDTGAGFDPHYADKLFGAFQRLHTQQQFAGTGVGLATVRRIVLRHGGQVWASGEVDRGATFGFSLPR
- a CDS encoding MFS transporter, translated to MTSSAVRWRYALLNLGLVIPAQLSSFLLLYYVDHLRVDPVKFAALMSAFAVYNAVDNPVIGHLSDRTRGRWGRRLPYLWLATLPAMLGLALMFNAPATGERGLLLYFAFAWLLWETASTMLGTAYLGLLPEMFRSFAERSDVAVRMNAVQVVGLLLGLALPPLLAARLGWGAVGAGLALLCALLVYGNLRPLFERPQVRAAPPLPLLALLRLTFTNRSFLTVVAAQTMRFLATGVLASGMGFYVKYSLGQPGGALTSLLLATAFVTAGLCLWPWHRFVARPYGARTTLLAAFAVSGLAVLPLLWVGSVAGAVLTTVLFGAGLSGMILMGDVIMADVIDEAELRSGQRQEGAYYGLSGLIITLSSGVSAALFGWISHHYGYDPSLAVQPETAAQGFRLYMGIPPLVGAALAFALLWFYPLHGERLRTMRERLAARRAAAEQTS